In the genome of Bacteroidales bacterium, one region contains:
- a CDS encoding helix-hairpin-helix domain-containing protein — MGPAKAQAIIDARPYSSVDDLTRAKGIGDVTLSRIEDYITAGSSSGFQTDDLTSSGDININTASRSKLKSLDGIGEVLSGRIIHARPFGDIDEIKNVKGIGPKTYEDIRWEITAE; from the coding sequence ATAGGACCTGCAAAAGCTCAGGCCATCATTGATGCCCGGCCTTACAGCAGCGTAGACGATCTGACCCGGGCCAAAGGCATCGGGGATGTTACCCTGTCAAGAATCGAGGACTACATAACCGCCGGAAGCAGCAGCGGTTTCCAGACGGATGATCTCACTTCCTCCGGAGATATCAACATCAATACCGCTTCCCGTTCTAAGCTGAAAAGCCTGGATGGTATCGGAGAGGTACTTTCAGGACGGATCATCCATGCCAGGCCCTTTGGTGATATAGATGAAATAAAAAATGTGAAAGGCATCGGACCGAAGACCTATGAGGATATCCGGTGGGAAATAACGGCTGAATAA